One genomic window of Sarcophilus harrisii chromosome X, mSarHar1.11, whole genome shotgun sequence includes the following:
- the LOC100919640 gene encoding uncharacterized protein LOC100919640 — MAYSKPQGKLVKDLPAALEGEPVLIFRGPKIRKGQCVQVTVKNRQVKYLVRYPRRREKDQAPTGGVTDPDAPLPDVPPALEPESASSDLIVKARSPSSSSSSSSPSCSRRRLGSSSSSSSTGSSCCCHSCCSSASSSTTSSSHDGDGSKEGDDYEDSGGVGSTSSCIGISSTGTGTATGTSSSSICTGIGIGTGTDTGTVIGTSSTTDTGTDTGTYTGTGISGTDTGTSTGTGSSSTATATSSSSTSTATGNVTGTSSTVTGTSSSGTGTSSSSTGTGTGTGTGTSGSGSGSSADSTASSTSKCSSLEVAMPLWIPSGSTGRGVPSSGALESGPLSVFVVEDWKYEWVSEGCVFRYSVTHVQDSDTALQMAAKREQLEDCPGTSTESSDKSTQVKDDSTWWGTVMQWPCKRKRGRELKRGRPGVKVVDPEQKYLSRLEEVQIQLPKGLKPLLVEDWLLVTLEKKLFTLPARKSVASILMEYTTFQQNYGTSSKKRTVNELMAGLQNYFDVMLVNQLLYEFEKPQYADLMASYPTLMLSQIYGGAHLLRLFPQMGPMLACTPLSESSLYVLQNHLQDFLQYLALEPSRLFSASTDYQEATAEYQKRVG; from the exons ATGGCGTATTCCAAACCGCAAGGTAAGCTGGTCAAGGACCTGCCTGCCGCGCTGGAGGGGGAGCCGGTGCTGATATTCCGAGGGCCCAAGATCCGCAAGGGCCAGTGCGTCCAGGTTACCGTGAAGAACAGGCAAGTTAAATACCTGGTACGTTACCCAAGACGCAGAGAGAAGGACCAGGCCCCGACTGGTGGAGTGACCGATCCCGACGCACCCCTCCCGGACGTCCCACCGGCCCTAGAGCCCGAGTCCGCCTCGAGTGACCTGATAGTTAAGGCCAGAAGCCCCAGTAGCAGCTCGAGCAGCAGCAGTCCGAGCTGCAGCCGCCGCCGCCTcggtagcagtagcagtagcagcagcaccGGCAGCAGCTGCTGCTGCCATAGTTGCTGCAGCAGCGCCAGCAGCAGCACCACCAGCAGCAGCCATGATGGCGACGGTAGCAAAGAAGGTGACGACTATGAAGACAGCGGCGGGGTTGGCAGCACCAGCAGCTGCATCGGCATTAGCAGCACCGGCACCGGCACCGCCACCggcaccagcagcagcagcatctgcACAGGCATAGGCATCGGCACTGGCACCGACACAGGCACCGTCATCGGCACTAGCAGCACCACCGACACTGGCACCGACACTGGCACTTACACCGGCACCGGCATTAGCGGCACTGACACAGGCACCAGCACCGGCACCGGAAGCAGCAGCACCGCCACCGCCactagcagcagcagcaccagcacCGCCACCGGCAACGTCACCGGCACTAGCAGCACCGTCACCGGCACTAGCAGCAGCGGCACCggcaccagcagcagcagcaccggCACCGGCACCGGCACTGGCACCGGCACCAGTGGCAGCGGCAGCGGTAGCAGTGCCGACAGCACCGCCAGCAGCACCAGCAAATGCAGCAGCTTAGAAGTCGCCATGCCCCTTTGGATCCCCAGTGGGAGCACTGGCCGGGGGGTCCCCAGCAGCGGTGCCCTGGAATCGGGGCCCCTCTCGGTCTTTGTAGTTGAAGATTGGAAGTACGAATGGGTCTCCGAGGGCTGCGTGTTTCGCTATTCTGTTACCCACGTGCAAGATAGCGACACAGCCCTCCAAATGGCTGCCAAGAGAGAGCAGTTGGAGGACTGCCCGGGCACCTCCACCGAGAGCAGTGACAAGAGCACTCAAGTCAAAGATGACAGCACCTGGTGGGGTACGGTGATGCAGTGGCCCTGCAAGCGCAAAAGAGGGCGGGAGCTGAAACGTGGGCGCCCGGGAGTCAAGGTTGTCGATCCGGAACAGAAGTACCTGAGCAGATTGGAGGAAGTCCAAATTCAACTCCCCAAAGGCCTGAAACCTCTTCTGGTGGAAGATTGGCTGCTGGTGACCCTCGAGAAAAAGCTCTTCACTCTTCCTGCCAGAAAGAGCGTGGCTTCCATTTTGATGGAGTATACCACCTTCCAGCAGAATTATGGCACCTCCTCCAAGAAGCGTACCGTCAACGAATTGATGGCTGGCCTCCAAAACTATTTCGACGTGATGCTGGTCAACCAACTACTCTACGAATTTGAAAAACCCCAGTACGCCGACCTCATGGCCAGCTATCCCACCTTGATGTTGTCCCAGATCTACGGGGGTGCCCACCTGTTGCGCCTCTTCCCGCAGATGGGCCCGATGCTGGCCTGCACCCCCCTGAGCGAGAGCAGCCTCTACGTTCTTCAGAACCACTTGCAAGATTTCCTGCAGTATTTGGCTCTGGAGCCTTCCCGGCTGTTTTCTGCTTCTACCGATTACCAGGAGGCTACTGCTGAGTACCAGAAAAGAGTCGG ataa